Below is a window of Candidatus Flexicrinis affinis DNA.
CAGCCTGTGGCGCATCGAACTCGACGGCGGCGGCGAAACGCGCCTGCTGGAGAACTCGCCGTACGTCTACTTCGAGCAGATCGGCGTGGGCGCGAGCGGGCGGGTTGCGGCCATCGCCAGCGGGCCGGAGCACCCGAACGTCGTCATCTCGTGCGACCTCGAGGGCGGCGATCTGCGCATCCACGAGCGCACCATGCACACCGTGTTCGCACCGGGGGCGCTTAGCGTGCCGGACCACCTCACGTTCCCAACCCGCGACGGCGAGGAGAGCCACGCGCTGTTCTACCCGCCGACGAACCTGCGCTACGAGTCGCCCGGCCTGCCGCCGGTGATCGTGCTGATGCACGGCGGGCCGACCTCGGCCGTTCAGCCGCGTTTCGAGGCACAGACGCAGTTCTTCGCCACGCGCGGGTTCGCCGTGCTGGCGCTCAACTTCCGCGGCGGGGTCGGCTACGGCCGCGAGTACATGAACATGCTGCGCCACCGGTGGGGCGACATCGACCTGACCGACGCGCTCGACGGGTTGGCGTTCGTGGCACAGCAGGGCCGCGCCGACGCGGACAAGGCGATCATTCTCGGCGGCAGCGCGGGCGGATACGCCGTCTTGCAGGCGTTGGTCGATTATCCGGGCACGTTCAAGGCCGGCGTCAACCTGTACGGCGTCAGCGATCAATTCGCGCTGGTCAAGGATACGCACAAGTTCGAGGCGCGCTATTCCGACTTCCTGCTCGGCCCGCTGCCGGAGTCGGCGGCGCGCTACCGCGACCGCTCGCCCCTGTTCCACGCCGACAAGATCCACGACGCGCTGATCGTGTTTCAGGGCGCGGACGACACCGTCGTGCCGCAGAATCAGTCCGACAAGATGGTCGACATCCTGCGCGCGCGCGGCGTGCCGGTCGAGTATCATATCTACGCTGGCGAAGGTCACGGCTTCCGCAAGCCGGAGACCATCGATCATTACTTGAAGGCCGTACTGGCATTTCTGGAACGCACCGTCATTTACGCATGAGCCGCGCGGCCCCGCCGCACTGGAAAACTGGGAGAGAATCGATGGCGCGCTTTGAACGACTTCATGTGTATCAAACGATGTTGAACGATGGCTTGCTGCCGCTGTTCTACCATGCCTCGCCGGACGTCACGCTCAAGGTGGTCGAGGCGCTCTACCGCGCCGGATGTCGCACGTTCGAGTTCACCCATCGGCTCGACGGCGCGGTGGACGTGTTCAGCGTGTTGATGAGCAAAGCGGCCGAAACGTGCCCCGAGATGATCATCGGCGTCGGCGCGGTCGAAGACCCGGAGATGGCCGCACTGTACCTCTCGCGCGGGGCCAACTTCGTTGACGGTCCGTCGGTCAGCATCGAGACCGCGCGCCTGTGCAACCGGCGCAAGGTCGCCTATATCCCCGGCTGCGGCAGCGTCACCGAGATCGCGCTGGCCGAGGAATACGGCGCGGAGATCGTCAAGGTCTTCCCCGGCAACGCCGTGGGCGGGCCGGACTTCATTCAGGCGGTGCTGGCGCCGCGCCCGTGGTCGAAGATGATGCCGTCCGGCGGCATCGGCGTCGACCGCGACAGCCTGACAGCGTGGTTCCGCGCCGGCGCGGCATTGGTCGGCATGGGCAGTGCGCTCACGCCCAAGATGTGGGTCGAACGTGGCGACTTCGACTCGATCACCAACGCGGCCGCGCAGGCGCTAGCCCACATCCGCAGCGTGCGCCGGCCAACCGGTCTGCTCAACAACGCCAGTTCGACAAGCACTGTCCCGACCGTCAAGCCAACGGGGAACTGATTATGGAGAAAGTACTCGGATTCGGCGGATTCTTCTTCCGCGCAGACAAACCGGCCGACCTCATGCGCTGGTACCACGACAATCTCGGCATCGACTACCCGCCGCGCGATTACGACCAACAGCCGTGGCGGCAGACCGCCGGCACCACCATCTTCGAGCCGTTCGAACGTGACAACACCGACTTTGTCGGCTCGACCGCGCCGTTCATGTTCAACTTCCGCGTGCGCGACCTCGACGCGATGGTCGCTCAACTACGTGCGAACGGGAACACCGTCACCGTCGATGAAAACGAGTATCCCAACGGGCGCTTCGCCCAACTGAACGACCCGGAGGGCAACCCGATCCAACTGTGGCAGCCCGGCGGCGTCGACTCGCCGTAGCAGAATCTTGGGGCGCTGCCCCAAACCCCGCCAGAAGGCTTTCGCCCTCTGGACTCCCCTTCCGCGAATTCGGCATGCCCGCCGGCATGCCGAATTCGCAGTAACGGGGTCAAGGGGTGCAAACCCCTTGTGGAGGTGCGGAGGCGAAGCCTCCGCGTATGCATTTGATCTCTTAAGAAAGAGCCACCATGAACGACCTCTACACGCGCCCGGAAGAACTGCTGCAGCACCTGATCCGCTTCGACACGACCAATCCGCCCGGCAACGAGGCGGCGTTGATCGAATGGGTCGCCGATTTGCTTCAAGCCAACGGTGTCGAGTCGACCATCGTCAGCAAGACGCCGGGGCGCGCCAACCTCGTCGCGCGGCTGAAAGGCCGGGGCGAGGCGCCGCCGCTGCTGCTCTACGGGCACGTCGACGTCGTGACGACCGAGGGGCAGACGTGGACACATCCGCCGTTCGCCGCCGAAGTTCACGACGGGTACATCTGGGGCCGTGGCGCGCTGGACATGAAGGGCGGCGATGCAATGATGATCGCGGCCTTTCTGCGCGCCCACGCCGAACAGCGCGACCTGCGCGGCGACCTGATCCTGTGCCTCGCGTCGGACGAAGAGGTCGGTGGTGAAGCGGGCGCCAAGTT
It encodes the following:
- a CDS encoding bifunctional 4-hydroxy-2-oxoglutarate aldolase/2-dehydro-3-deoxy-phosphogluconate aldolase (catalyzes the formation of pyruvate and glyoxylate from 4-hydroxy-2-oxoglutarate; or pyruvate and D-glyceraldehyde 3-phosphate from 2-dehydro-3-deoxy-D-glyconate 6-phosphate): MARFERLHVYQTMLNDGLLPLFYHASPDVTLKVVEALYRAGCRTFEFTHRLDGAVDVFSVLMSKAAETCPEMIIGVGAVEDPEMAALYLSRGANFVDGPSVSIETARLCNRRKVAYIPGCGSVTEIALAEEYGAEIVKVFPGNAVGGPDFIQAVLAPRPWSKMMPSGGIGVDRDSLTAWFRAGAALVGMGSALTPKMWVERGDFDSITNAAAQALAHIRSVRRPTGLLNNASSTSTVPTVKPTGN
- a CDS encoding alpha/beta fold hydrolase, with the protein product MKLRASYGTWQSPVTTALVANAARLNDVMWAGDTLVWHIQNGAQHSLYAQRGADAPLEIGGGKMASGKIAYGGGALATHANGTVVFAGTGGRLYRTTVDGGAVRTVTPGFGGPGGLALSPDGETVAYGFTYENGDALVLADLAAQQFPRKLYAPGDFVMNPVWHPDGQRIALMTWDQPNMPWDGCEIHLLTLNDRLEMDDVRTIAGGPEISAIQPTFSPDGRLLAYISDETGWWHIYVHDLATGATRRVTGGEAEYGGPQWVSGLRYFAFTPDSRAIIARRSVDVRHSLWRIELDGGGETRLLENSPYVYFEQIGVGASGRVAAIASGPEHPNVVISCDLEGGDLRIHERTMHTVFAPGALSVPDHLTFPTRDGEESHALFYPPTNLRYESPGLPPVIVLMHGGPTSAVQPRFEAQTQFFATRGFAVLALNFRGGVGYGREYMNMLRHRWGDIDLTDALDGLAFVAQQGRADADKAIILGGSAGGYAVLQALVDYPGTFKAGVNLYGVSDQFALVKDTHKFEARYSDFLLGPLPESAARYRDRSPLFHADKIHDALIVFQGADDTVVPQNQSDKMVDILRARGVPVEYHIYAGEGHGFRKPETIDHYLKAVLAFLERTVIYA
- a CDS encoding VOC family protein encodes the protein MEKVLGFGGFFFRADKPADLMRWYHDNLGIDYPPRDYDQQPWRQTAGTTIFEPFERDNTDFVGSTAPFMFNFRVRDLDAMVAQLRANGNTVTVDENEYPNGRFAQLNDPEGNPIQLWQPGGVDSP